The Pseudomonas hefeiensis genomic sequence CCTTTGACCTGGCCGTGCTTGACCTGGGCCTGCCACGGATGGATGGCCTGCAGGTGTTGCGTCGCTTGCGTGACAGCGGTTCCAACCTGCCGGTGCTGATCCTCACCGCCCGGGACGCCACCGAAGATCGCATTGCCGGGCTCGATGCGGGGGCCGATGACTACCTGATCAAACCCTTCGATCTGGCGGAACTCAAGGCCCGGTTGCGGGCCTTGTTGCGCCGCAGCGCCGGTCGCGCCCAGGCGCTGATCGAGCATGCCGGCATCAGCCTCAATCCGGGCACCCAGCAGGTCAGCTATCAGGGCAACCCGGTGGCGTTGACGCCCAAGGAGTACCAGTTGCTCCATGAGTTGCTGTCGCCGCCGGGCCGGGTCATGACACGCGATCACTTGATGCAATTGCTTTACGGCTGGAACGAGGAGGCCGAGAGCAACACCCTGGAAGTGCATATTCACCACCTGCGCAAGAAATTTTCCACCGACCTGATCCGTACCATTCGTGGCGTCGGGTATCTGGTGGAGGAGCGCCGATGACTTCAATCCGGCGGCGCACCCTCACGCTGATCCTGGGGCTTTTGTTCGTTGGCCTGTTGATCATCACCGTATTCAATCTGCATGACAGCAACCACGAAATCGCTGAAGTCTACGATGCTCAATTGGCCCAGAACGCCCGGCTGTTGCAGGGTGTCATGCGCATGCCCATGGCCAGCAAGGAACATGCGCAGTTGTATCAGGCATTCAATTCGGCATTGGCGTCGGCGGTTCCCAAAGTCGATGGTCATCCCTATGAAAGCAAAATTGCCTTTCAGGTCTGGGATTCAAACGATGCGTTGCTGGTTCACACCTCCAGCGCACCGACATTCACCGCACCGCCGATTGCTCCTGGTTTCAGCGACGTGATAGACCAAAAGGACCGTATATGGCGGGCGTTCGTACTGGATGACACACAGTACGGCCTGAAAATCTGGGTAGGGGAGCGTGATGATGTGCGAACCGATCTGGTCGATCGTATTGTCCGTCACACAGTGGTGCCCAATCTGATCGGCAGCCTGATACTTGCCGTTGTGATCTGGTTGGCCATCGGCTGGGGGCTCAAGCCTCTGGTCGACATGGCCGCCAAGTTGCGCGCGCGGCATCCGGGCTCACTGGAGCCTCTGCAATTGGTGCCGCTGCCCAGCGAACTTGAGCCGATGCAAGCGGCGCTCAATCGGGTATTGGCGCAGATTCAGGAGTTGATGGGCCGTGAACGGCGTTTTATTGCCGACGCAGCCCATGAAATGCGAACCCCTCTGGCGGTGCTCAGGGTTCATGCACAGAACCTGATGGAGGCCGGGAATGAGCAGAGCCGTCGTGAGTCCCTGCAACACCTGATCGTTGGAGTGGATCGCACCACGCGCCTGGTCAATCAATTGCTCACCATGGCACGTCTTGAACCGCAAGCTGGCGTGCCTGCACCCGCTGTTATCGATCTGCCCGCCACGGTGCGTGAAAGTCTGGTTCAGATGACCCCTTGGTTGCTCAGCAAAGGGCTGGAGCTGGTTCTGGACGTCAGTGATGACATCGGCCCGGTGAGGATTGATCCGGTGTCCATCGATATTGCCTTGAACAACCTGGTGACCAATGCGGCCAGCTTTTCTCCCCCCAATGGTTTGATCACGGTGCGGCTGGCCCGACAGGGCGATCATTACGAGCTGGCGGTCGAGGATCAGGGGCCAGGCATAGACGAGGCCGAACGGGACCGGCTTTTTGAACGCTTCTACAGCCGCGGGAACGACCAGGGCGCCGGGTTGGGCTTGACGATCGTGCGGACCATCGCCAATCGGCTTGGCGGGCAGGTCCGGTTGGAGAATCGCCCCGAGGGAGGCTTGCGCGCCACGTTGCAGATGGGCCGCCTTTAACCTTGCTCGTCGCGTGCGAGTGGTGCTTGGGCAGCGGATGGATCGGCGAGAAAAGCTGCGATTTCACCGACCGTGCTGCGGGCCGTGCGTGTTACGCCGATCAGCGTAGCGGAGGCCGCACCGGTCCATTCACCATAGCCGACCAGCCATAGCCTGGGCTCTTGAATCGAATGAGTCCCGTCAACGTCCACGCGCCCTTCAGCGTTGAGCACACCCAGCGTCTCCAGATGCTGCAGGGCGGGTCGGAAGCCGGTGCACCAGATCACCACGTCTACCGCAGACTCGCTCCCGTCCGCCCAGATCACGCCGTTGCGGGTGAAGTGTTCGAAAGGCCGGACTGATTTGAGCGCGTCGCGCGACCGGGCCTCGACAACGGGCGGTACCATGACAATGTCACCCAGCCCACCCACGGGCTGCTCGATGACGCGACCTTCCTGTTGCGCTTTCCAGCGCTGCGTGGCGCGCTCGAACAACACCTGCCCATCCACTTCATCAGGCAGGAACAGCGGTTCAACAGGTGTTACCCATGTGGTTTCGGCAACCCTGGAAACCTCGGCCAGAATCTGAGCCCCTGAATTGCCGCCACCTATGACCAGGACTTTTTTTCCGGTGAACGGCTGCGCTTGGAGGTAGTTTGCCGAGTGCAACTGTTGACCGGCGAATAATCCGGCGCCGGGGTAGTGGGGGATGAACGGGGTACTCCAGGTGCCGGTGGCGCTGACCACAACCTTGGCGTCCCAATGTCTATCGTGCGCCTTAACCCGTAACCCGGTTTCTGTACGCTCTACAGAAGTGACGCGCACGGGACGCACGATGGGAAATTGATAGCGCTGTTCGTACTGCGTGAGGTAGTCGATCACATGGGTGCGTGATGGGTAGCCATCCTGCGTGGGCGGCATCATCCAGCCAGGGATCGAGCTCCAGGTGGCGGGGGAGAATAGACGCAACGAATTCCAGCCATGACGCCAGGCACCTCCTGGCGCTTGTTCCGCATCGAGAATGACGAACGAAAGCCGGGTGCGCCGCAGGAAGTACGCCACCGCCAGGGCTGATTGGCCTCCACCGACAATGACCACGTCATATTGACTGGCAGGCGAATGAGTCATGACGGTGGTCTCCTATTAAGGTTGTTGCTGTCATTGGCATTGATGCTATAGGATTTGATCAGGAGATGGCATTCCTCCTCAAACCGCCTTGTGCTGATGATGCCTACGTGAACCCTGGACAGGGTACGTAGGCTCGTCTGTACCCTGTCCCCACTTTAGGACAGGTTATGATCTTACTCCCCGAATTCTCCCCGTTTAGTTGCGCTTGCCGTCTGGCTGCTTGGCCATTCAGATTTTTTGAGGTGGGCGCTCCATGCTGAAATCGTTCCTTGTCATTGCTATTGGCGCCTCACTGGGTGCCTGGTTGCGCTGGCTTTTGGGCATGAACCTGAACGCGCTGTTTCCCACGCTTCCTCCAGGCACCGTAGTTGCAAATATGGTGGGGGGATACATCATTGGCCTGGCCATTGCCTTCCTGGCTGCATCTCCCACCGTAAGCCCTGAGTGGCGTCTCCTGATCATCACGGGTTTCTGTGGCGGTCTGACCACGTTTTCTACATTTTCTGCCGAAACGGTTGCCTTGATTCAGGAAGGCAGATTGCTCTGGGCGCTCGGCTCGATTTCGTTGCATGTCGTAGGTTCGTTGGCGATGACCGCTGCCGGGCTTCTGTCCTACCAAATGATTGGTACTCGCTGAGGTGATAAAAATGAAAGGTTTTATGGTCGTTTTCTTTACTCAACAAAACCGTCGCTATCAGGGAAAGATGCTAGGTGAATGGATCGTCGACGTGGCTAAAGAAATGGGCTTGCGCGGCGCCACGCTCTGCACTGGCATCGAAGGGTTCGGGCATACCGGCCAACTGCACTCGTCGCACTTTTTTGAGTTGGCGGATCAGCCTACGGAGATTCGCCTGGCAATCACCGAGGATGAGGCAGAACGATTGTTCAAACGGCTGGATGCCGAGGAGATATCAGTGTTCTTCACTAAGACGCCGATCGAAATGGGCACCCTTGGGCAAAAACCCTCCAGCGCAGTCACTTCCACACCTTCGGAGCTATGAACATGAGTTACGCGGATATCCCGGCAGGCAACCAGATCCCTGATGACTTTTTTACAGTCATCGAAATTCCCGCGAACCACTCTCCGATCAAATACGAGGTGGACAAGCCGAGTGGACAATTATTCGTCGACCGTTTCCTCAGTACGCCGATGTTCTATCCGGCCAATTATGGATTTATCCCGAACACTTTGAGTGACGATGGGGATCCGCTGGACGTACTGGTGATTTGCCCTTACCCCGTAACGCCTGGTGTTGTCATTCGCTGCCGCCCAGTCGGCGTGATGTACATGACAGACGAAGCGGGTGCCGACGCCAAAGTGATCGCGGTTCCTCATGAAAAACTCAGCTCGATGTACAGCGAGGTCAAGGAATGCAAAGACCTGCCGGCACTGTTGCTTGCCCAGATCCAGCATTTCTTCGAAAATTACAAGGCATTGGAGCCGGGTAAGTGGGTGAAGATGGGACGCTGGGGTAACGCCGATGAAGCCAGGGACGAGATCCGGAAGTCGGTAGCTGCTTTCGTTCCTAAAAAGCCGGTTACTCCCTAGAAATTTCAGGAGTGGTCTTTTTGTGACATGGGCGTGCGCTTGGCAAGGCTCGAGAGGATGCCCGCCAAGTGGACACCCTCGCCTCAAGTGATGCTCTCAGCAAAGGTTTGTTGACCGCGAGCGCCTGTACCGTCATTTACAGGCGCGGCGCGGCAGTATCCGCCTCAGCAGCGGTTGCAGGTCCTGATGCCCAGTAATGTATAGACCGGGCAGAAACGGAAGATCCCCGTGGCCAGCGGCACCAGGCCGATCCAGCCCCACAAGCCGATCACTCCACTCAGACTGAGGGCAATGAGGACAAGTCCTGCGGCAATACGCAAGCTACGGTCTATGGTTCCGATGTTGGCTTTCATGACGATCTCCCGATCAGTGAGCGCCGGTTCTCCAGCGCAGTGAACAACAACATGCCAGCCAGCATGGCCGCCATGAATACGATGATTTGCCAGTGCCCTGTGAGCAGGATCGCCACGGCGGGCCCTGGGCAGATACCGGCTATCCCCCAACCGATGCCAAACAGCAGGCTGCCGCCGATCAGGCGAGGGTCCAGCTCACGCTTGACCGGTAATTGCATCGGGTTTCCCAGCACCGAACGGGCCTGGCGGCGAGCCCAGGTCAGCGGGCCGATCGCGACAGCAATCGCGGCGAGCATTACCAGCGCCAGGGAGGGGTCCCAAGTACCAGTCACATCCAGGAACGCCAAGACTTTGCTCGGATTGGCCATGCCCGCCAGGAGCAAACCGAAGCCGAACACCAGACCGGCCATGAATGCAGTCAGTTTGAGCATGTTCAACCTCCCAGCACATGACGCAGGACAAAGACCGTGGCGAAACCGCTGAGCATGAAACATGCCGTGGCGATCATCGAACGCGGTGAAAGGCGCGACAGGCCACATACGCCATGGCCGCTCGTACAGCCCGACCCGTAGCGGGTGCCGATGCCCACCAACAGACCGGCGACGGTGAGGCCGAGCCAGCCGCTCTGAAACTCAATCTGCGGCAACGCGGTGAACAAGCCCCATACCAGCGGCGCAACGAGCAGCCCCAATAGAAACAGGGCTTTCTCACTCACCCCCTCGCTACCTCGCTGCAGCAGGCTGCCGAGCAAACCGCTGATGCCGGCGATACGTCCATTGGCGACAACGAAAAGGCTGGCAGCCACACCAATCAACGCACCGCCGGCAAGAGATGACCAGGGCGTAAAGTTGAGCCAGTCAATGTTCATGAGATTTCTCCGCTACAAATCACGTTGAGACTCCACCAGGCGATTAAACAAAGGCCTTTACAACCAATGCCAGAGCCACCAAAGCAGCCAGAATGGCAAAGCCTTTTTGCAGATACGGCTCTGGCAGCCTGGCGGCGAGCAAGCGCCCGCCGGTCATTCCCACCAGTGCGCCAAGGGTAAAGGGCACGGCAATCGCCCATTGCAAGTGACCTGCTGCCGAGCTCGCCACCACACCGGAAATTGAAACCAGGGCAATGACCGTCAGCGACGTGGCAAGCACCGACTGGGTGGTCAGATTGGTGTAGCGCTGGAGCGCCGGGACCATGACAAAACCGCCGCCCACACCCAGCAAACCGGAAAGCGCGCCGGCGACCATGCCGGAGACCGCCAGCGCCCATGCGCAGGGTGCGGTCCAATGGAGCTTGCCCCGTTTTTCGTCCAGTACACAGGGCGGGGGTTTGCGCATCGACGTGGCTTTGGAATCGGCGCGCGCGGGCAATGATTTTTGAAAGGCCCGGAAGGCCACGTACATCAATAGAACGGCAAACAGGACCGCCAAGGGACGGTTGGGCGTGCGCTGAGCCAGCCAGATCCCCAATGGAGAGCAGATGATCCCCGCGCCTGCGGTCAGCAGTGCCGCCTTATAGCGTACGGTGCCGTTTCTAAGGCCCATCACCGCACCCAGGGACGCGGCCAAACCCACCGCCAGCAGGCCGATGGGCCCGGCTTCGGCCATGCTCAGGCCCGCGCCGAAGACGAGCAGGGGAACCGCCAGTATTCCCCCGCCCGCGCCGGTCAGCGCCAGAATCACACCCACGGTCAGGCCGAGCAGCAAGATGATGATCATCCCTCTCTCCTTGCCTTGAGGTCTGCTTTCATAGATCCGCCAACTCCGGTTTTGCCAGCCACTCATGTCCTTTGAGCATTCCCTTCCAATACAACGGCGGGAGAATCCGCTCCTTGAGCAGCCAGGCCAGCCGCGATGGCCGGGTACCGTCAATCAGCCAGGACGGGAAGCTGGGGGCGACGGTGCCGCCATAGGTGAACTCCGCCAGGACGATCTTGCCCCGTTCGACCGTCAGCGGGCAGGAGCCGTAGCCGTCGTAATGAGCGTTGCCCTTGGCTTTGCCCATGGCCGCCAGCACGTTATGGGCGACCACGGGCGCCTGCTTGCGAGCGGCCGCGGCGGTCTTGGCGTTGCTGGAGTTGGTGGCGTCGCCCAGTGCGTGAATATTCGCCCAGGTTTTATGGCGCAGCGTGTCGGGGTCGACATCAATCCAGCCAGCCGCATCGGCGAGGGGGCTGATGCGGATAAAGTCCGGTGCAATCTGTGGGGGGACCACATGCAGCAGGTTGAAGTCGCGAGTGACAAGCTGGCGCGTGCCATCGGGCTTGACGCAACTGAAGGTGGCGGTTTTGGCGGGCCCGTCAACGGCGGTCAGTGTGCTGCCGAAGTTCAGGTCGATGCCATAGGCGCGGATGTACTCCATCAGGGCCGGCACGTAATCGGGCACCCCGAACAACACTGCTCCGGCACTGCAGAAATCGATCTTGATATTGCCGAGTACCCCTTCACGCCGCCAGTGGTCGGCAGAGAGATACATGGCTTTTTGCGGCGCCCCGGCACATTTGATCGGCATGGGCGGTTGCGTGAAGATGGCCCGGCCACCGCGCAGTTTTTGCACGCACTCCCAGGTATAGGGGGCGAGGTGATACAGGTAGTTTGATGTGACACCATTGCGACCCAATGTCTGCGGCAGACCTTCAATGGCATTCCAGTTGAGTTTGAGGCCAGGGCATACGATCAGTTGTTGATACTTGACGACTCTGCAGCCATCGAGAATGAGCGCATTTCTCTCGGGTTCAAAAGCGGCCACGGCGGCTTTGATCCAGTGCACGCCGCGAGGAATGGTCGAACCCATCGTGTGGGCGGTCCGGGGTGCATCGAAGACACCGCAACCGACCAACGTCCAGCCTGGCTGGTAATAATGCACATCTGCCGGGTCAATGATGGCGATGTCGAGCCCCGGTTCCCTGGCCAATAAACTGGATGCCGCCGCAATACCCGCTGCGCCGCCGCCGATAATGACCACCGCATGTTCGGCCTCGGCCACTTCGACCGGGGTCAGCCCCTTGTTCGCAATCCGGCGGATAACGCCTTTCATGTCAAACCCGGCATCTTTGGCTGTTTCGACGATCTGCGGCAGAGGCAGCAGGCTCGCTTGTGACAGCGCCCACATGGTTGTCGAACGCATGCCGGAGCGGCAATACGCCAACACCGGTTTTGGCAGTGTTTCAAATAGCTGGCCGAAGGCAACGCCTTGTTCGTCGGTAACCTTGCCCGATTCCGCGGGCAGATAGTGAGCTTCAATGCCCACGGCCTCAGCCGCGCGTTTGATTTCGGCAAACAAGGGTTGATCGCTGCCTTCGCCATCCGGGCGATTACACACAATGGCGCGAAAGCCGGTGTTTTTCAGTTCCGTCAATTGATGGGGAAAAATCTGCTCTGATACCGCTAAGCCTGGCGCAAGGTGGCGGATGTCCATGGTGGTCTCCGTGATGAGGTTTTCTTATAGGGGAGGGGACGTCAGAGCGCGTTGAGCGGAATCTTCAAATAGCGTGTTCCGTTCGATTCAGGCTCGGGGAGGTGCCCGGCGCGCATGTTGACCTGAACCGATGGCAGGATCAGCGTCGGCATTTCCAACGTGCTGTCACGCTTGGTGCGCATGGCCACGAACTCTTCTTCACTGATGCCATTACGCACATGGATATTGTCGGCGCGCTGCTCGGCAACGGTACTGGCGAACAGTACCTCACGGCCTTCGGGCTGGTAGTCGTGGCACATGTACAGCACCGTATCGGCCGGCAGGCTCAGCACCTTGTTGATGGACCGGAACAAGGTGCGGGCATCACCGCCTGGAAAATCACAGCGCGCAGTACCGTAGTCGGGCATGAACAGGGTGTCGCCGACAAATGCCACCGTTTGCCTGGCGTCGCTGACGACGTACGTCATGCAGGCGGGTGTATGGCCCGGCGTATGCAGCGCGCGGCAGTGCAGCGAACCGATGGAGAACGTGTACTCATTGACGAACAGATGATCGAACTGACTTCCATCCTGGGCCATGTCTTCACCGGTATTGAACAGCGTGCCAAAGGTTTGCTGCACGGTGGTGATCCGACTGCCGATGCCGATCTTGCCTCCAAGCTTTTCTTTCAGGTAAGGCGCTGCCGTGAGGTGGTCGGCGTGGACATGGGTTTCAAGAATCCATTGAACCTTGGCGTCCAGCTCGGCCACCCTGGCGATCAACGCGTCGGCAGACGTCGTCGTGGTATGGCCGGACTTGGGATCGTAATCCAGTACGCTGTCCACGAGTGCGCAGTGGCGGGTCGCCTGATCAAGCACGATATAACTGACGGTATGAGTATCGGGATCGAAAAATCCTTCGACGTGCAGTGTAGCGGTCATGATCGGTCTCCTTGGTCTTGTTGCCGACTGGTTTAACCTGACATAGCAATAAGTCTGCCATGGACCGATTGAGCGAAAATTAAACGGTATCCTGTTGAATTTAATGTGTTTATTTTTTTGAGTCGGATGCGGCATTTTCACGCACATGAATAAACAACTGCCATTGGCAGTATTTGTTGGCATAGTGGCAGTGTCACTTGCGTCCGATTGAATCCACAGGAATTTCGATGACCACTATCCTGCCGCCCCCGAACAATTTGATCCCCCCGCCGGATCAGGTGCAGTCACTGGTTTCGTTTCTCGAGCACGAGCCGCATCCGATGATCGTGCTGGATCCGGACTACAACATCCTGGCGGCGAACACCGCCTATCGGCGCCAGTTCGGCAGTGCCGACAAGCCGTTTATTGGTCATAAGTGCTATCGGGTTTCCCATCATTACGATGTTCCTTGCGATCAGGCGGGAGAGAACTGCCCGATGAAGAAGGCCCGGGAAATGCGCGGCCCGGATCGGGTCTTGCACATTCACCACACCCCCCGCGGGCCTGAGCATGTCGACGTGGAACTGCGTCCGATCCTCAATGACCATGGCGACATCACCGCTTATGTGGAGCGCCTTACCCTGGTACGCAGCGCCTCAGCGCGGCCCAGCAACGAGGGCCTGGTGGGCAGCTCTCCCGCGTTCAACCGCGCGCTGTCGGAGCTGCAACGGGTCGCGCCGTCGATGTTGCCGGTGCTGCTGTTGGGGGAGTCCGGTACGGGTAAGGAACTGTTTGCGCGCGCGGTCCATGAAACCAGTGAGCGGGCCAACGGGCCCTTTGTGGTGGTGGACTGTTCCGGGTTGACTGAAACGCTGTTTGAGAGCGAACTGTTCGGCCACGAGAAAGGCGCGTTTACCGGTGCCACCCTGCGCAAGCAGGGTCTGGTCGAAACGGCCCAGGGCGGTACGCTGTTTCTTGATGAAATCGGCGACGTTCCCCTGGCCATGCAGGTGAAACTGCTCAGACTGATTGAGTCGGGAACCTATCGCCGTGTGGGCGGCGTGGAAACCTTGCATGCAAACTTCCGGTTGGTTGCCGCCACCCATAAACCCTTGGAACAGATGATGGACAAGGGTGAGTTCAGGCAAGACCTGTACTACCGCATCAGCGTATTTCCCATTCATTTACCGCCGCTGCGTAATCGTAAGGAGGACATCGCGCTGCTGGTCAATTCGTTATTGCAACGTTCCGGTACCGGCAAACGCCGGCTGACCATCGACGCCGATGCCTTGATGCAACTGCAGCAATATGCCTGGCCGGGCAATATCCGCGAGCTTCGTAATGTGCTGGAAAGAGCCAGCCTGTTTGCCGATGACGGGGTCATTCACTCCGTGAATTTGCCTCATGCCCCTGATGCGATGGTCCCGCGACTGGCTGCCCCGGCTGTTTCTGACGGCCTCTCGCTGGCCCAGATCCTGTCTGCGTTCAAAGGGACCCGCAGTGAGCTGGCCCGGCATTTGGGTATCAGCGAGCGTACTTTGTACCGGCGATTGAAAGAGCAGGGTTTGGCCTGATCACCCGCTATGACACCTGACTGCCAATCACTGCCGTCATGGCAGATTGGCAGCGCCTGAGTCAGCCACAGCTATCCCTTCCCACCGGAGTTCGTTCATAACCTGCTGTTATAGAACGATAAAAATCTTCTCCTGGCCTTTGGCATGGCGCGTGCTAACTGCACCGACATGACTATTTCCGACAAACGACTGCGCCGTCATCTGCTCACAGCAGTGCTTATCAAGCTGCTTGTGCTGGCAGTGCTGTGGTGGCTATTCATCCAGGATTTCCACGTCAGCGTCGATTCCAACGCAGTCGGCAACCGTTTCGGTGTACCCACCTCGGCTCAAGGGGCAAGCAAGTGATCTCAGAACAACTGGTGGATTTGTCGCGGCTGCAATTTGCGGCCACGGCGCTTTATCACTTCCTTTTCGTACCGCTCACCGTTGGCATGGTGTGGCTGCTGGTCATCATGGAAAGCGTCTATGTGATGACCGGTAATGTCATCTGGAAAGACATGACGCGTTTCTGGGGCAAGCTATTCGGCATCAACTTCGCACTGGGCGTGACCACGGGGATTACCCTGGAATTTCAGTTCGGCACCAATTGGGCCTACTACTCGCACTATGTCGGTGACATCTTCGGTGCCCCGCTGGCAATCGAAGGCTTGATGGCGTTCTTCCTCGAATCGACCATGATCGGGTTGTTCTTTTTTGGTTGGGACCGTCTCAAGAGGCAGCATCACTTGCTGGTCACGCTGCTGATGGCAATCGGCACAAACCTGTCGGCGCTGTGGATCCTGATCGCCAATGGCTGGATGCAGAACCCGGTGGGCTCAGAGTTCAGCTACATCACCATGCGCATGGAAATGGTCGATTTCTGGACGGTGGTGTTCAATCCGGTGGCGCAGGCCAAGTTTGTCCATACGGTTTCGGCCGGCTATGTCACCGGTTCGATGTTTGTGCTGTCGATCTCCAGTTGGTATTTGCTCAAAAATCGTGATGTCGAATTTGCCAAACGTAGCTTTCGGGTCGCCGCGGCGTTCGGCCTGGCGTCTGTGCTGAGCGTCATCGTACTGGGCGATGAGTCCGGTTACACGGTGGGGGAAGCGCAGCAGACCAAGCTGGCGGCCATGGAAGCCATGTGGGAAACAAAACCCGCACCGGCTGGCCTGACGTTGATCGCGAGCATCGATGAGGCTCAATCGCGAAATAATTGGGAGATCGAGGTGCCTTGGTTGATGGGCCTGATCGGGACCCGCTCGGTCAGCAAGCAGATCCCCGGCATTCATGAGATCAAGGAAAAAAACCGCGCCCGCATCATCCGCGGTATTACCGCAGTCAATGCGCTTGAAGCACTGAGAGCCAATCGTAGCGATCCGGCGGCGTTCAAGACGTTCGAAGAATACAAAGCTGATCTGGGCTTCGGGCTGCTGCTCAAGCGCTATGTCGAGGATGTCAACCAGGCCACGCCGGCCATGATCGAAACCGCGGTGAACGATACCGTTCCGCGCGTGACGCCTATGTTTTGGGCGTTCCGGATCATGGTCGGCCTGGGTTTTGCGATGTTGATGCTCTTTGCGCTGGCCTTCTGGAGCACGCTGAAGTCGGGCCGCACTCACCATCGCGGGTTGCTGCGCTGGGCACTTTACATGCTGCCGGCGCCGTGGATCGCCTGTGAACTGGGTTGGTTCGTTGCTGAATATGGCCGCCAGCCCTGGACTATCTACGGCGTACTGCCGACCCACATGAGCGTGTCCACGCTCAGCGTGAATAACCTGTATGGCTCTCTAGCCGGGTTCATCGTGTTCTACACCGTGTTGCTGGTGGTGGAGATGTTCCTGATGATCAAGTTCGCCCGCCAGGGGCCTGGCAGCCTCGGTACAGGCCGTTATGTTCACGACGCCCATCTGAAGGAGCTTCACCATGCTTGATTACTTCACCTTGAAAATAATCTGGTGGGCGTTGGTCGGCGTCCTGCTGATCGGCTTTGCGATCATGGATGGTCATGACATGGGCGTCGGCACGTTGCTGCCATTCGTTGGCCGCAATGACCTGGAGCGGCGCGTTGTCATCAATACCGTCGGGCCGCACTGGGATGGCAATCAGGTCTGGTTCATCACCGCCGGCGGCGCTTTGTTCGCGGCGTGGCCTGTGGTCTACGCCACTGCCTTCAGTGGTTTCTACTGGGCAATGATTCTGGTGCTCTGGGCGTTGTTCTTCCGCCCGGTGGGGTTTGACTACCGTAGCAAGATCCACAACGCCACCTGGCGCAGCACCTGGGATTGGGGCCTCTTTGTCGGAG encodes the following:
- a CDS encoding bifunctional protein tyrosine phosphatase family protein/NAD(P)/FAD-dependent oxidoreductase, which gives rise to MDIRHLAPGLAVSEQIFPHQLTELKNTGFRAIVCNRPDGEGSDQPLFAEIKRAAEAVGIEAHYLPAESGKVTDEQGVAFGQLFETLPKPVLAYCRSGMRSTTMWALSQASLLPLPQIVETAKDAGFDMKGVIRRIANKGLTPVEVAEAEHAVVIIGGGAAGIAAASSLLAREPGLDIAIIDPADVHYYQPGWTLVGCGVFDAPRTAHTMGSTIPRGVHWIKAAVAAFEPERNALILDGCRVVKYQQLIVCPGLKLNWNAIEGLPQTLGRNGVTSNYLYHLAPYTWECVQKLRGGRAIFTQPPMPIKCAGAPQKAMYLSADHWRREGVLGNIKIDFCSAGAVLFGVPDYVPALMEYIRAYGIDLNFGSTLTAVDGPAKTATFSCVKPDGTRQLVTRDFNLLHVVPPQIAPDFIRISPLADAAGWIDVDPDTLRHKTWANIHALGDATNSSNAKTAAAARKQAPVVAHNVLAAMGKAKGNAHYDGYGSCPLTVERGKIVLAEFTYGGTVAPSFPSWLIDGTRPSRLAWLLKERILPPLYWKGMLKGHEWLAKPELADL
- a CDS encoding MBL fold metallo-hydrolase; translated protein: MTATLHVEGFFDPDTHTVSYIVLDQATRHCALVDSVLDYDPKSGHTTTTSADALIARVAELDAKVQWILETHVHADHLTAAPYLKEKLGGKIGIGSRITTVQQTFGTLFNTGEDMAQDGSQFDHLFVNEYTFSIGSLHCRALHTPGHTPACMTYVVSDARQTVAFVGDTLFMPDYGTARCDFPGGDARTLFRSINKVLSLPADTVLYMCHDYQPEGREVLFASTVAEQRADNIHVRNGISEEEFVAMRTKRDSTLEMPTLILPSVQVNMRAGHLPEPESNGTRYLKIPLNAL
- a CDS encoding sigma-54 interaction domain-containing protein, yielding MTTILPPPNNLIPPPDQVQSLVSFLEHEPHPMIVLDPDYNILAANTAYRRQFGSADKPFIGHKCYRVSHHYDVPCDQAGENCPMKKAREMRGPDRVLHIHHTPRGPEHVDVELRPILNDHGDITAYVERLTLVRSASARPSNEGLVGSSPAFNRALSELQRVAPSMLPVLLLGESGTGKELFARAVHETSERANGPFVVVDCSGLTETLFESELFGHEKGAFTGATLRKQGLVETAQGGTLFLDEIGDVPLAMQVKLLRLIESGTYRRVGGVETLHANFRLVAATHKPLEQMMDKGEFRQDLYYRISVFPIHLPPLRNRKEDIALLVNSLLQRSGTGKRRLTIDADALMQLQQYAWPGNIRELRNVLERASLFADDGVIHSVNLPHAPDAMVPRLAAPAVSDGLSLAQILSAFKGTRSELARHLGISERTLYRRLKEQGLA
- the cydP gene encoding cytochrome oxidase putative small subunit CydP — encoded protein: MARANCTDMTISDKRLRRHLLTAVLIKLLVLAVLWWLFIQDFHVSVDSNAVGNRFGVPTSAQGASK
- a CDS encoding cytochrome ubiquinol oxidase subunit I, coding for MISEQLVDLSRLQFAATALYHFLFVPLTVGMVWLLVIMESVYVMTGNVIWKDMTRFWGKLFGINFALGVTTGITLEFQFGTNWAYYSHYVGDIFGAPLAIEGLMAFFLESTMIGLFFFGWDRLKRQHHLLVTLLMAIGTNLSALWILIANGWMQNPVGSEFSYITMRMEMVDFWTVVFNPVAQAKFVHTVSAGYVTGSMFVLSISSWYLLKNRDVEFAKRSFRVAAAFGLASVLSVIVLGDESGYTVGEAQQTKLAAMEAMWETKPAPAGLTLIASIDEAQSRNNWEIEVPWLMGLIGTRSVSKQIPGIHEIKEKNRARIIRGITAVNALEALRANRSDPAAFKTFEEYKADLGFGLLLKRYVEDVNQATPAMIETAVNDTVPRVTPMFWAFRIMVGLGFAMLMLFALAFWSTLKSGRTHHRGLLRWALYMLPAPWIACELGWFVAEYGRQPWTIYGVLPTHMSVSTLSVNNLYGSLAGFIVFYTVLLVVEMFLMIKFARQGPGSLGTGRYVHDAHLKELHHA